One window of Grus americana isolate bGruAme1 chromosome 18, bGruAme1.mat, whole genome shotgun sequence genomic DNA carries:
- the TRIM47 gene encoding E3 ubiquitin-protein ligase TRIM47 — translation METAPGRAPPSSAAALRLALAAPGLPDGPFGCPICLDLLKDPVTVPCGHNFCQGCLGALRQRQATPDGSGGAGGAVRCPLCQEPVPAALRLRKNRALCEVLPLLAAAAAAAAAGSSPPSPAAVSPMAPGAEEEDAAGEEGAAVLCDVCPAGSRVAAARSCLVCLASFCGAHLEPHRRAPAFRAHRLVAPLRRLEEGLCPRHLQPLDGFCRAEQTCVCARCRAHEHRAHDVVPLEREREHKEAQQAKFLSDAENELEELAVTIAQAKKMVELIKGAATKERERVEKLFAEASEVLATFQKEVAAFIEDGERSMLGEAEADLRWKEERRAKLAQCKQNLENVPSTDTIYFLQEFQALKVAMEENLSPAPSFQNELNFTKCTQAVGAVKDVLSAACKNQRDHLQGKGIDGLSYQEMEEALAESRFPDKSNNPACLESRDYFLKFAFIIDLDSDTADKFIQLFGTKGAKRVLCPISYPESPTRFINCEQVLGVNLMNRGNYYWEVELIDGWVSIGVIAEDFDPRESYNRGRLGRNEKSCCLQWNGQNYVAWFGGFESVIQQPFFQTIGVFLEYSEKALTFYGVKDSKMTCLQQLKVSHFAKGQFDPFQNKINHQFASLFLCKLKPAFFLESVDAHLQIGPLKKDCVSVLKRR, via the exons ATGGAGACCGCACCCGGGAGGGCCCCGCCGTCCTCCGCCGCGGCGTTGCGGCTGGCGCTGGCTGCTCCGGGACTGCCCGACGGCCCCTTCGGCTGCCCCATCTGCCTCGACCTCCTGAAGGACCCGGTGACGGTGCCGTGCGGGCATAACTTCTGCCAGGGCTGCTTGGGGGCGCTCCGCCAGCGGCAGGCCACCCCCGacggcagcggcggggcgggcggggctgTCCGCTGCCCGCTCTGCCAGGAGCCCGTCCCCGCAGCCTTGCGGCTCCGCAAGAACCGCGCCCTCTGCGAGGTGCTGCCGCTActggcggccgccgccgccgctgctgccgccggtTCGTCTCCTCCGTCCCCAGCCGCCGTGTCCCCGATGGCACCGGGAGCCGAAGAGGAGGATGCGGcgggggaggaaggagcggcgGTGCTGTGCGACGTCTGCCCGGCGGGGTCGCGGGTGGCGGCGGCGCGATCGTGCCTGGTCTGCCTGGCCTCCTTCTGCGGAGCCCACCTGGAGCCCCACCGCCGCGCCCCCGCCTTCCGCGCCCACCGCCTGGTAGCCCCGCTGCGGCGGCTGGAAGAGGGTCTCTGCCCCCGCCACCTCCAGCCCCTCGACGGCTTCTGCCGCGCCGAGCAAACCTGCGTCTGCGCCCGCTGCCGCGCCCACGAGCATCGCGCCCACGACGTGGTGCCCCTCGAGCGGGAGCGGGAGCACAAGGAG GCCCAACAAGCCAAATTCCTCAGCGATGCGGAGAATGAGCTGGAAGAGCTGGCGGTCACCATCGCGCAGGCCAAGAAGATGGTGGAGCTCATTAAG GGTGCTGCCacaaaggagagggaaagagtcGAGAAGCTCTTTGCAGAAGCCTCTGAGGTCCTGGCGACCTTCCAGAAGGAGGTGGCTGCTTTCATCGAGGACGGGGAGCGCTCCATGCTGGGGGAGGCCGAGGCCGATCTCcgctggaaggaggagaggcGAGCCAAGCTGGCCCAGTGCAAGCAAAACCTGGAGAACGTCCCCAGCACCGACACCATCTACTTCCTCCAG GAGTTTCAGGCCTTAAAAGTAGccatggaagaaaatctctccCCTGCTCCGAGTTTCCAGAATGAGCTGAACTTCACCAAATGCACCCAAGCCGTGGGCGCCGTGAAGGATGTGCTGTCTGCTGCCTGCAAAAACCAGCGGGACCACTTGCAGGGAAAAGGAATTGATGGGCTGAGTTACCAGGAGATGGAGGAAG CGTTGGCTGAGTCCCGATTTCCAGACAAGTCAAACAATCCCGCCTGCCTGGAAAGCCGTGATTACTTCCTGAAAT TTGCCTTCATCATTGACCTGGACAGTGACACGGCTGACAAGTTCATCCAGCTGTTTGGCACCAAAGGGGCCAAGCGGGTGCTGTGCCCCATCTCCTACCCGGAGAGCCCGACCCGGTTCATCAACTGCGAGCAGGTGCTGGGTGTGAACCTCATGAACCGGGGCAACTACTACTGGGAAGTGGAGCTCATCGACGGCTGGGTCAGCATCGGCGTCATCGCTGAGGACTTCGACCCCCGGGAGTCCTACAACCGTGGGCGCCTGGGTCGGAATGAGAagtcctgctgcctgcagtggaACGGACAGAATTACGTGGCCTGGTTTGGTGGCTTTGAGTCTGTCATCCAGCAGCCGTTTTTCCAAACAATTGGGGTCTTCCTGGAGTATTCAGAGAAGGCCCTGACCTTCTACGGAGTCAAGGACTCCAAGAtgacctgcctgcagcagctcaaGGTCTCCCATTTTGCCAAGGGTCAGTTTGACCCGTTCCAGAACAAGATCAACCACCAATTTGCCTCTCTTTTCTTGTGCAAGCTGAAACCAGCCTTCTTCTTGGAGAGCGTCGATGCCCACCTGCAGATCGGGCCACTGAAGAAAGACTGTGTTTCGGTGCTAAAGCGTAGGTAA
- the MRPL38 gene encoding 39S ribosomal protein L38, mitochondrial: protein MAAPLLSAALCGVRGGRAFGTAAVLCKRAAPLGPMPNEDIDVSNLEALEKYRSFTRYFKLAEKESRKPRWWKTYRQHTNPQPEPKTDISLLHCKLPRAKEIKERKKILRENRQNAEMERAARLRTVLIPLDEVRAEWEKTSGPFHKQRVAEHCGIFRDLFKGATFTPWVTLRVEYSQEDEDLVPVYYGNMVTPSEASSPPAVSYEAEKGALWTLLLTNPDGHLRDANSEYLHWLVTNIPGNDIKLGKEICHYLPPFPAMGTGYHRFIFLLFKQDCPIDFSEDVRPMPCHSLKMRTFSTFDFYRKHEDAMTPAGLAFFQCQWDSSVTSVFHQLLNMREPVYEFVRPPVYHPPQLKFPRHQPLRYLDRYRDTEEPTYGIY, encoded by the exons ATGGCGGCGCCCTTGCTGAGCGCGGCGCTGTGCGGCgtccggggcgggcgggcctTCGGCACGGCCG CTGTGCTCTGCAAGCGGGCAGCCCCGCTGGGGCCGATGCCCAACGAAGATATTGACGTCAGCAACTTGGAAGCGCTGGAAAAATACCGCAGTTTCACTCGCTACTTCAAGCTGGCGGAAAAGGAGAGCAGGAAGCCCCGCTGGTGGAAAACGTACCGGCAGCACACCAACCCCCAGCCAG AGCCAAAGACAGACATCAGCTTACTGCATTGTAAGCTGCCACGGGCAAAAGaaatcaaggaaagaaaaaagatcctGAGGGAGAACCGCCAGAATGCCGAGATGGAAAGAGCAGCACGGCTCCGGACTG tgctgatCCCCCTCGATGAAGTCAGAGCTGAGTGGGAGAAGACCAGCGGCCCATTCCACAAGCAGCGTGTGGCGGAGCACTGCGGGATATTTCGTGACTTGTTCAAGGGGGCTACATTCACCCCCTGGGTTACCTTGAGGGTGGAGTACAGCCAAGAAGATGAGGACCTCGTGCCGGTCTACTATGGGAACATGGTGACTCCATCAGAG GCTTCCAGTCCCCCTGCAGTGTCATATGAGGCAGAGAAAGGCGCTCTCTGGACTTTGTTGCTGACAAATCCAG ATGGGCATTTACGAGACGCAAACTCGGAGTACCTCCACTGGCTGGT GACAAACATCCCAGGCAACGACATCAAGTTGGGCAAGGAGATCTGTCATTACTTaccccccttccctgccatgGGAACCGGCTACCATCgcttcatcttcctcctcttcaagCAAGACTGCCCCATAGATTTCAGCGAGGATGTTCGGCCCATGCCATG CCACAGCCTCAAGATGCGAACCTTTAGCACGTTTGACTTCTACAGAAAGCACGAGGATGCAATGACCCCAGCAGGACTGGCTTTTTTCCAGTGTCAGTGGGACAGCTCCGTTACTTCGGTCTTCCATCAGCTTCTCA ATATGAGAGAGCCTGTGTATGAATTTGTGCGGCCGCCCGTTTACCATCCTCCGCAGTTAAAGTTCCCGCGCCACCAACCTCTGAGGTACCTGGACAGATACCGAGACACTGAGGAGCCCACCTACGGCATTTACTAG